The following nucleotide sequence is from Thermostaphylospora chromogena.
CCGCAGTGTGCGGGCCCGACTGGCCGACACCGGGCTGGACCGGATCGTCCGTTCGATGCTGGGGCCGCTGCTGCCCAGGAAGTCGTACTTTCCCGACTTCGTCACCCCGGCCGAGGCTCAGCACGGGTTCGACGCAGGAGCGGAGGCGATCCTGGCCGCGTCGGAACGGCTGGTGCTGGACGAACTGGCCAAGCTGGATCGGGTGCACGGCACCGGCACTCGGCTCCGGAGGCTGGCCGATCCGGACGGCCGGCGCGAACTCGTGTCAGCCCTGCGCGCCTACCACGCCGTCGCGATCAAGCCGGTCGAGGAGCTCATGCAGGCCAGAGTCGACGCCGACCGCGCGGTACGGGCGCGGGCGCTGCTGGACGGCGGGGTGGAGGGACTGCTGCGCAGCCTGGCTCCCGCGCTGCGCTGGAAGCCTCCGGTGCTGGAGGCCGAGTACCCCGGCAACCTGGACATCCATCTTGACGGGCGCGGGCTTCGGCTCGTGCCGTCCTACTTCTGCTGGGGGCAGCCGGTCTCCATGGCCGACCCGGAGCTGCCGCCGGTCGTCGCCTATCCGGTGGTGCGCGACCAGGAGAGCGGATCGACCCGGGCCGAGGCGCCGCTGTCCCGGCTGCTCGGACAGAGCCGGGCGCTGATCCTGCGGGCCACCGCCGCGGGCATGACGACGGGAGAACTGGCACGCTTGGCCGGCGTGTCCCCGGCCACCGCCAGCCACCATCTTTCGGTGCTCCGTGACAACGGACTGGTCAGCACGGTACGCAACGCCAACATGACCCTGCACACCCTCACCCCGGCAGGCGCGAACCTCGTCCGATCTGCCCGATCAATGGCCGATGCCGGTTTTTCGAGTCAGGTCTGACGCCGTCGTCAGAGCAGGGGACGGCGTGTGAAAGTCGTGATCGGCGAGCCGGAGAATCGGCTCTCGGGTTTCGAAGGAGGTCGTGATGTCGAAGTCCAAGCGTATGCTTCCGGCGGCGCTGCTCGCGGCCGTCGGCACGCTGTTCGTGATAGCTCCCGCGGCGCAGGCGGAAACGTCGTCCGTTTCCGCGCGGGAAAGCGGCCAGGGCTCCTCCTACGGCGTGCCGTCGCAGGACGCGGCCGAAGGCGGAGACCACGGGCCGTGGGACCACGGGCCATGGGATTGATGCTTACGCGGCAGGTCTCTCTGACGGACTGGTGAGGACCTCCACGCGTCGTCTTTCGTGGTCGTGATGCCGGTGACCGTGCTCCTCGGCACGGCCACACGAGGTTCATGGGAAGCGGTCCCGGATTTCCCGTCGGGCGGACGCCTTTTGGTGAGTTCTGCTTCGGAGGCGGGATGACCGGTGCGTTTGGCAGGTGTGTCTGCGGCCATTGCCGGTCTCCGTCTTTTTCAGTGTTTCGCGACGGCGGTGTGGTCAGCACGGTACGCCGTATAAACGTGATCTTGCGCACCCTTATCCCGGCGGGTGGGAACCTCGTGCCCGATCTGCGGCTGAAGTTGGTTTTTTGATTGAGGTCTAACGCTGTCGTCAGTGGACGGGTGGCGTGTGAAATTCGTGATCGGTGAGCCGGAGGGTCGGTTCGCTGGTTTTGAAGGAGGTCGTGATGTCAAAGTCCAAGCGTATGCTTCCGGCGGCGCTGCTTGCGGCCGGGGGCATGCTGTTTGCGACGGCTCCCGCGGCGCAGGCGGAGACGTCAGCCGTCTCCGCGCAGGCCGCCGCCTGCACCACCCAGGGCCAGCTACGCTCCTGCTACGAGGAGATCTCCCCCACGACGCACCGGCTGGACGTCTACTGGAATTCCGCCTACGTCGGTTCCGGTGAGCTGACGCGGAACGGGGCCAACCGGTATCACCTCACGGTGTGCCACGTCGGCGTCTCGTCTGTGCGTTTCGGCATACAGGTGGGGAGCGACCACTTCTACGACGGGCTCGGTGGCAGCTGTTACCACCGTGACTTCAACTACGCGATCACCAACTGGCGTGGCGAGGTAGCACACGAGGGCGGGACCAGCTACACCCCGTACTACCCGGCGCCCACCGGCTGATGGTAAAGCCGCGAGCTCGCGGCAGACGGGCTCGACAGGCACATGTGGGCAGCCTGCCTGATCTGTGGCTGGTGTCGGTTTTTTGATTGAGGTCTAACGCCGTCGTCAGTGGACGGGTGGCGTGTGAAATTCGTGATCGGCGAGCCGGAGGGTCGGTTCGCTGGTTTTGAAGGAGGTCGTGATGTCGGTGATTAAGCGTATGCTTCCGGCGGCGTTACTCGCGGCTGCGAGCATGCTGTTTGCGACGGCTCCCGCGGCGCAGGCGCAGACGTCGTCCGTTTCCGCACAGGCCGCCGCCTGCTCCGCCTCGGGTTATCCGGGGTCCTGCCTTGAAAGGCTGTCCGCCACGAAGTACCGGCTGTATGTCCACTGGGGGACCTCCTACGTCGGCTTCGGCGAGCTGACGCGGAACGGGACCAACAACTACCACCTCATGGTGTGCCACATCGGCGTCTCATCTGTGCGTTTCGGCATACAGGTGGGGAGCGGCCACTTCTACGACGGGCTCGGTGGCAACTGTTACCACCGTGACTTCAACTACGCGATCACCAACTGGCGTGGCGAGGTGGGACACGAGGGCGGGACCAG
It contains:
- a CDS encoding ArsR/SmtB family transcription factor, with translation MLRIFFTHEDLAKMRVATTCDPFWEIVFSLHRLQGRPGRWAYAGWIRSVRARLADTGLDRIVRSMLGPLLPRKSYFPDFVTPAEAQHGFDAGAEAILAASERLVLDELAKLDRVHGTGTRLRRLADPDGRRELVSALRAYHAVAIKPVEELMQARVDADRAVRARALLDGGVEGLLRSLAPALRWKPPVLEAEYPGNLDIHLDGRGLRLVPSYFCWGQPVSMADPELPPVVAYPVVRDQESGSTRAEAPLSRLLGQSRALILRATAAGMTTGELARLAGVSPATASHHLSVLRDNGLVSTVRNANMTLHTLTPAGANLVRSARSMADAGFSSQV